A stretch of the Myripristis murdjan chromosome 24, fMyrMur1.1, whole genome shotgun sequence genome encodes the following:
- the LOC115356256 gene encoding dihydrolipoyllysine-residue succinyltransferase component of 2-oxoglutarate dehydrogenase complex, mitochondrial-like: MLSRSRCLYRTLGRSLSVLSQVNNVLVQQSASGLFVCNRVVYRNTQPCESLSSAGVFYIRHFKTSAAHRDEVVTVKTPAFAESVTEGDVRWEKAVGDSVTEDEVVCEIETDKTSVQVPAPAAGIIEELLVPDGGRVEGGTPLFKLRKGAATAKAVPSPAAEAPAAAAPPPPPPPSPPPSIPTTMPPVPPVPTQAAQAKPVSAIKPTAAAPAPAPSTVGARAENRVKMNRMRLRIAQRLKEAQNTCAMLTTFNEVDMSNIQEMRKNHRDAFLKRHNIKLGFMSAFVKAAAHALTDQPVVNAVIDDTTKEIVYRDYVDISVAVATPKGLVVPVIRSVETMNFADIEKAINALGEKARKNELAVEDMDGGTFTISNGGVFGSMFGTPIINPPQSAILGMHGIFDRPVAINGKVEIRPMMYVALTYDHRLIDGREAVTFLRKIKAVVEDPRVLLLDM; this comes from the exons ATGTTATCGCGTTCCCGATGTCTATACCGGACGCTTGGTCGCTCTCTGTCAGTGCTAAGCCAG gtTAATAATGTACTGGTTCAACAAAGTGCATCTG GCCTCTTTGTCTGCAACCGGGTTGTTTACAGGAACACGCAGCC ATGTGAATCTCTGTCATCAGCTGGTGTCTTCTACATCAGACACTTCAAGACATCGGCTGCTCACA ggGATGAAGTAGTCACTGTCAAAACCCCTGCATTTGCAGAATCTGTTACAGAGGGGGATGTCAGGTGGGAAAAAG ccgtgGGCGACTCTGTGACAGAAGATGAAGTAGTGTGTGAAATTGAAACTGACAAG ACCTCAGTGCAAGTACCTGCTCCAGCAGCTGGTATAATTGAGGAACTGCTGGTGCCTGATGGTGGGAGGGTAGAGGGAGGAACACCGCTCTTCAAACTCCGGAAAGGAG CTGCCACTGCCAAAGCTGTCCCATCCCCAGCTGCAGAAgcccctgctgctgcagcacctcctccaccgccgcctccctctcctccaccttcaATCCCCACCACCATGCCTCCAGTGCCCCCAGTGCCAACACAAGCTGCTCAAGCCAAACCTG TTTCTGCAATTAAGCCaacagctgcagctccagcacCAGCTCCTTCAACAGTAGGAGCCAGAGCAGAGAACAGG GTGAAGATGAACCGGATGAGGTTGAGGATTGCCCAAAGGCTGAAGGAGGCTCAGAACACCTGCGCCATGCTGACTACCTTCAACGAAGTTGACATGAG CAACATTCAGGAGATGAGGAAAAACCACAGAGATGCTTTTCTTAAGAGGCACAACATCAAGCTTGGTTTTATGTCAGCGTTTGTGAAGGCTGCAGCACACGCTCTGACTGACCAGCCTGTTGTAAATGCCG TTATTGATGATACAACCAAAGAGATTGTCTACAGGGATTACGTAGACATTAGTGTGGCTGTGGCAACTCCAAAG GGACTTGTTGTACCAGTGATCCGCAGTGTTGAGACAATGAACTTCGCTGACATTGAGAAAGCTATAAACGCACTGGgagaaaag GCTCGTAAAAATGAGCTGGCTGTTGAGGATATGGATGGCGGTACTTTCACTATCAGCAATGGTGGAGTGTTTGGCTCCATGTTTGGAACGCCCATCATCAACCCCCCACAGTCTGCCATTCTTGGCATGCACGGCATCTTCGACCGACCTGTGGCCATCAATGGCAAG GTTGAGATCAGGCCCATGATGTACGTAGCGCTGACGTACGACCACCGACTCATCGACGGCAGAGAGGCAGTCACCTTCCTGCGCAAGATCAAAGCAGTGGTAGAAGATCCACGAGTGCTGCTTCTGGACATGTGA